In Crinalium epipsammum PCC 9333, the following are encoded in one genomic region:
- the cruF gene encoding gamma-carotene 1'-hydroxylase CruF, translated as MKQLINIERFCLIGHIVSMAFGLAGLLLVLPNPELILNLPSFGQTVFQWSMAGGGVVYIILGATATAIYAYRTLGLWNWLAFMIPAVFLSLGSELLGTSRGFPFGHYGYLSGLGYKIGGLVPFTIPLSWFYLGLVSYLIAKAGLETGKPNLIRSISAIALGALLLTSWDFVLDPAMSQTAFPFWEWQQPGAFFGMPYQNFAGWMGTGALFMSVAAIFWRKQQIVVKRDQLGLPLAVYLSNFAFATIMSIAAGIWVPIGLGLLLGVLPALALWWMAKPASPAMVGTTASITTDIPVAPVKVAVK; from the coding sequence ATGAAGCAACTTATCAATATTGAGCGCTTCTGTCTGATTGGTCATATAGTGTCGATGGCATTTGGACTGGCGGGGCTGTTACTGGTATTGCCCAATCCAGAATTAATTTTGAACTTACCAAGCTTTGGTCAGACTGTATTCCAGTGGAGTATGGCTGGAGGAGGTGTTGTTTATATTATTTTAGGAGCTACGGCAACGGCGATTTACGCTTACCGGACTCTAGGGTTATGGAACTGGTTGGCTTTTATGATACCAGCAGTATTTCTCTCTTTAGGAAGTGAATTGCTGGGAACCAGTAGGGGCTTTCCTTTTGGTCATTACGGTTATCTAAGTGGCTTAGGGTACAAGATTGGGGGTTTAGTACCATTTACAATTCCCTTATCTTGGTTTTATTTAGGGCTTGTGTCTTATCTAATTGCTAAAGCTGGTTTAGAGACAGGTAAACCTAACTTGATTCGTAGTATTAGTGCGATCGCTTTAGGTGCGCTGCTACTAACCTCATGGGATTTTGTGCTTGATCCCGCGATGAGTCAAACGGCATTTCCTTTTTGGGAATGGCAACAACCAGGTGCTTTCTTTGGTATGCCTTACCAAAACTTTGCTGGTTGGATGGGAACTGGAGCATTGTTTATGAGTGTTGCAGCCATTTTTTGGCGTAAGCAGCAAATTGTGGTGAAGCGAGATCAGTTAGGTTTACCTTTAGCTGTTTATCTGAGTAACTTTGCTTTTGCCACAATTATGAGCATTGCGGCTGGGATCTGGGTTCCAATTGGTTTAGGCTTACTCTTGGGCGTTTTACCTGCTTTAGCGCTGTGGTGGATGGCAAAACCTGCATCACCAGCGATGGTAGGTACAACAGCCAGCATCACAACTGACATTCCGGTGGCACCTGTAAAAGTGGCAGTTAAGTAA
- the rnhA gene encoding ribonuclease HI, with product MFSDRTIKSIYTDGACSGNPGPGGWGVVVYYSDNAVAEMGDGERATTNNRMEMLAAIAALKFIAKSQQTEPITLYTDSEYVLKGITQWVKGWKKKGWKTSQGKAVLNQDIWEILDQLNSDIQQQGTSLNWQYVRGHAGNVGNERCDAIARGFAIGKPPLLKQLTDNHSFGSQETDGSSNKTIQSTCLSSDPPTLDFVMVDSTTSLSSDTLDNLPSEARVAHLHSLIETLRIADEVADQGYLITSSELADLMDVNASAVTSRGDEWRWRNWIVSRVRREGNQILWQLERWDQTNSESEHNSDLATE from the coding sequence ATGTTTTCCGATCGCACAATTAAAAGTATTTACACGGATGGAGCTTGCTCTGGCAACCCTGGACCTGGAGGCTGGGGAGTTGTTGTTTATTACAGCGATAACGCTGTAGCTGAAATGGGCGATGGTGAACGAGCTACCACAAATAATCGGATGGAAATGCTAGCGGCGATCGCAGCTTTAAAATTCATCGCAAAATCCCAACAAACAGAACCGATAACCCTTTATACAGATAGCGAATACGTTCTTAAAGGAATTACTCAATGGGTTAAAGGTTGGAAGAAAAAAGGCTGGAAAACATCTCAAGGTAAAGCAGTTCTCAATCAAGATATTTGGGAAATCTTGGATCAACTTAACTCTGATATACAGCAGCAAGGAACGTCTTTAAATTGGCAGTATGTCAGGGGTCACGCTGGTAACGTTGGTAATGAACGCTGTGATGCGATCGCTCGTGGTTTTGCCATAGGTAAACCCCCATTACTTAAACAGTTAACAGACAATCACTCATTTGGTTCACAGGAAACCGATGGCAGTAGTAACAAAACGATACAATCTACTTGCTTATCCTCAGACCCCCCTACCTTGGATTTTGTCATGGTGGATTCTACGACCTCATTATCTAGTGATACCCTCGACAACCTGCCCTCGGAGGCACGGGTAGCTCACCTCCATAGCCTGATTGAAACCCTGCGAATTGCTGACGAAGTTGCAGATCAAGGGTATTTGATCACAAGTTCAGAATTAGCTGATCTGATGGACGTTAACGCCAGTGCCGTCACCAGTCGCGGAGACGAATGGCGCTGGCGCAACTGGATAGTTTCACGGGTACGCCGCGAGGGTAATCAAATTCTCTGGCAGTTAGAACGCTGGGATCAAACTAACTCTGAATCTGAGCATAACTCCGACCTCGCCACTGAGTAG
- a CDS encoding MogA/MoaB family molybdenum cofactor biosynthesis protein yields MVQKPHPDQVAMNVNCAVITVSDTRTEETDRSGQLIQQLVRDAGHTVVIYRIIKDEPIQIQTQLTDFNQFSVKAVIFNGGTGIAPRDTTYDALEKLLEKTLPGFGELFRTLSYQEIGSRAIASRAVAGIYQQKLVFSIPGSTNAVKLAVQQLILPELIHLVTQLGS; encoded by the coding sequence ATGGTGCAAAAACCTCATCCAGATCAAGTTGCAATGAATGTAAACTGTGCTGTGATCACTGTTAGTGATACACGCACAGAAGAAACAGATCGTAGTGGTCAGTTAATTCAACAGTTAGTCCGCGATGCAGGTCATACTGTAGTAATTTATCGGATTATCAAAGACGAACCAATTCAAATTCAGACACAACTAACAGATTTCAATCAATTTTCTGTCAAAGCTGTGATTTTTAATGGTGGTACTGGAATTGCGCCCAGAGATACTACCTACGATGCGTTAGAGAAGTTGTTAGAAAAAACTTTGCCTGGATTTGGTGAGTTATTTCGCACTTTAAGTTATCAAGAAATTGGATCGAGAGCGATCGCATCACGTGCAGTTGCAGGTATATATCAGCAAAAGCTAGTTTTCTCAATTCCAGGCTCTACTAACGCTGTAAAACTGGCAGTTCAACAATTAATTCTGCCAGAATTAATTCATCTCGTCACTCAATTAGGCAGTTAA
- a CDS encoding glycosyltransferase — protein MPDSWAEKNYDGEFDPIDSLLSDDLESDFFQGVAGRRRKAAVLLTAIWSITIGLHLIAWGSWLILGLTCLLGIQAVRVLLARPHPIHTPYPSETSAELPYVSLLVAAKNEEAVISNLVRMLCNQDYPANRYELWVIDDHSTDKTPQLLDKLAKEYEQLHIMHRPAGASGGKSGALNQVLPQTLGEILAVFDADAQVSPDFLRRVLPCFEKKQVGAVQVRKAIANSSVNFWTRGQMAEMGLDTYFQQQRIAISGIGELRGNGQFVRRAALSSCGGWNEETITDDLDLTIRLHLDKWDIEFVEVPAVQEEGVTTALALWHQRNRWAEGGYQRYLDYWRLIASNRMGLLKTLDLLSFMLIQYILPAAAVPDLVMAIARHHLPLLTPLSVMGLTLSFWGMLMGLRRIQKHESGRSSFFVPVLQTLRGSLYMLHWWLIIAGTTARISIRPKRLKWVKTVHQGTDEVWLDVPEQS, from the coding sequence ATGCCGGATTCCTGGGCAGAAAAAAATTATGACGGCGAGTTTGATCCTATCGACTCTCTGTTGTCTGACGATTTAGAAAGCGACTTTTTCCAGGGTGTGGCAGGACGGCGGCGTAAAGCTGCTGTACTGCTAACAGCGATTTGGAGCATTACTATAGGTCTGCACTTAATTGCTTGGGGTTCCTGGTTGATTTTGGGTCTAACCTGCCTACTGGGAATTCAGGCAGTGCGTGTGTTGTTAGCTCGTCCTCACCCCATCCATACTCCTTATCCTTCAGAAACATCAGCAGAATTGCCTTATGTTTCATTGCTAGTGGCGGCGAAAAATGAAGAAGCTGTGATTAGCAATTTAGTGAGAATGCTTTGTAACCAAGATTACCCAGCAAATCGTTATGAACTTTGGGTAATTGACGATCACAGCACCGACAAAACACCACAGTTATTAGATAAGTTAGCCAAAGAATACGAGCAGTTGCATATCATGCACCGTCCTGCTGGTGCTAGTGGCGGTAAATCCGGCGCTCTTAATCAGGTATTACCCCAAACTTTGGGTGAAATTCTGGCAGTGTTTGATGCTGATGCTCAAGTGTCTCCAGATTTCTTGCGACGGGTACTGCCTTGTTTTGAAAAAAAACAGGTAGGTGCGGTGCAGGTGCGTAAAGCTATAGCCAATTCGTCTGTTAATTTCTGGACTCGTGGACAAATGGCAGAGATGGGTCTTGATACTTATTTTCAGCAACAGCGTATTGCTATTAGCGGAATTGGGGAACTGCGGGGTAACGGTCAGTTTGTCCGACGCGCAGCACTTTCTAGCTGTGGTGGCTGGAATGAGGAGACAATCACAGATGATTTAGATTTAACTATCCGTTTACACCTTGATAAATGGGATATTGAGTTTGTGGAAGTTCCAGCAGTGCAAGAAGAAGGCGTGACAACGGCTTTAGCACTTTGGCATCAGCGCAATCGTTGGGCAGAAGGAGGATACCAACGCTATTTAGATTACTGGCGTTTAATTGCTAGTAATCGCATGGGGTTGTTAAAAACGCTGGATTTATTGTCGTTTATGTTAATCCAGTACATCCTTCCGGCGGCGGCTGTACCAGATTTAGTTATGGCGATCGCACGTCATCATTTACCGCTACTAACTCCATTAAGTGTTATGGGTTTAACCCTCTCGTTTTGGGGAATGTTAATGGGTTTGCGTCGTATCCAAAAACACGAATCTGGTAGATCTAGCTTTTTTGTTCCCGTACTGCAAACCTTACGAGGTAGCCTTTATATGCTGCACTGGTGGCTAATTATAGCTGGTACTACTGCTCGTATTTCTATCAGACCTAAACGGCTGAAATGGGTTAAAACTGTGCATCAAGGTACAGATGAAGTTTGGTTAGATGTTCCTGAGCAATCTTAA
- the dtd gene encoding D-aminoacyl-tRNA deacylase produces the protein MRVVIQRVKSSQVTITGNVVGKIGQGLNLLVGIADTDTEAELEWMARKCLELRLFPGNPNSNQRWDKSVQEIGGELLVVSQFTLYGDCRKGRRPSFDRSAAPEKARSLYENFVKNLRKSGLRVETGEFGAMMEVSIENDGPVTLVLEREAD, from the coding sequence ATGCGAGTCGTCATCCAGCGAGTTAAATCATCCCAAGTAACAATTACAGGTAATGTCGTCGGTAAAATCGGACAAGGACTAAATTTACTTGTAGGTATTGCCGATACTGATACAGAGGCAGAACTTGAGTGGATGGCGCGTAAATGCTTGGAATTACGTTTATTTCCAGGTAATCCAAACAGCAATCAGCGTTGGGACAAATCAGTTCAAGAAATTGGTGGGGAATTACTGGTAGTTAGCCAGTTTACCCTCTACGGCGACTGTCGCAAAGGTCGTCGCCCCTCCTTTGACCGTTCAGCAGCCCCAGAAAAAGCGCGATCGCTATATGAAAATTTTGTTAAAAACTTGCGTAAAAGTGGCTTGCGGGTGGAAACAGGGGAATTTGGCGCAATGATGGAAGTATCAATTGAGAATGATGGTCCAGTGACCTTAGTATTAGAACGGGAAGCTGATTAA
- a CDS encoding phosphotransacetylase family protein: MADVKYLLVGSIEAYSGKSATILGIAHQLQEKKVTIAYGKPLATDFGENHSDGIEEDVKFISQVLNLPETHVRSPLLPLNEETIQKRLRQEDQIDYRQSLKDYLQQPNGNLVLLEGAGTLSEGSLFDLSLLQVAQVVDASILLVARFHPVTLVDALLSAKERLGKYFMGVLINDIPADQIDNVDTLVRPFLERNGIAVLGMLPRSSLLRSVSVSKLVHQLQAQVLCRPDRLDLMVESLTIGAMNVNSALEYFRKGNNMAVITGGDRTDIQLAALETSTQCLILTGHIPPQSFIISRAEDLEIPILSVDLDTLTTVEIVDRAFGQVRLHEPIKVQFIRQLMATHFDINRLMSQLGF; the protein is encoded by the coding sequence ATGGCAGATGTTAAGTATTTGCTGGTTGGTTCAATAGAAGCTTACAGTGGTAAATCAGCGACTATTTTAGGCATTGCCCATCAGCTACAAGAAAAAAAAGTGACGATCGCCTACGGAAAACCCTTAGCAACTGATTTTGGCGAAAATCACAGCGATGGTATAGAAGAAGATGTGAAGTTTATTTCACAAGTACTCAATTTGCCAGAAACTCATGTGCGATCGCCTCTTTTACCCTTAAATGAGGAAACAATTCAAAAACGCCTACGCCAAGAAGATCAAATTGACTACCGCCAATCTCTCAAAGATTACTTGCAACAACCTAATGGCAATTTAGTTTTATTAGAGGGCGCAGGAACTCTTTCGGAAGGCAGTTTGTTTGATTTATCTTTACTACAAGTGGCTCAAGTTGTTGACGCATCTATACTACTGGTAGCGCGTTTTCATCCAGTAACATTAGTAGATGCTTTATTATCAGCAAAAGAGCGACTTGGTAAATATTTCATGGGTGTCTTAATTAATGATATTCCGGCAGATCAAATAGATAATGTTGATACATTGGTGCGACCTTTTTTAGAACGCAATGGTATTGCTGTTTTAGGAATGTTGCCCCGTAGCTCTTTATTGCGGAGTGTCAGCGTTAGCAAACTGGTACATCAGTTACAAGCACAAGTTCTCTGCCGTCCTGATCGTCTGGATTTGATGGTAGAAAGCTTGACAATTGGAGCAATGAATGTTAATTCAGCCCTGGAATATTTCCGCAAGGGTAACAATATGGCGGTAATTACGGGAGGCGATCGCACAGATATCCAACTCGCAGCTTTAGAGACATCAACTCAATGTCTGATACTGACAGGTCATATACCACCGCAATCGTTTATTATTAGTCGTGCTGAAGATTTGGAAATACCAATTCTTTCAGTTGATCTAGATACACTAACTACAGTCGAAATAGTTGACCGTGCCTTTGGTCAAGTACGTCTGCATGAACCAATTAAGGTACAGTTTATTCGTCAGTTAATGGCAACTCACTTTGACATTAATCGGTTAATGAGTCAGCTAGGTTTTTAA
- the ebsA gene encoding type IV pilus biogenesis protein EbsA — MSLDQLQPAEQALVGIYGPYCQGAKRNFLPQAISLYQKGALEGVRKIEGGDSIPFIATWYVSKLPAELTRCRLQFDGNADLSYEITLENSKYINYLIDVITTFRTNKYIDFPQEFYRKLLRVDE; from the coding sequence ATGTCTCTTGACCAACTCCAGCCAGCAGAGCAGGCATTAGTCGGAATATATGGGCCTTACTGCCAAGGAGCTAAACGCAATTTTTTACCACAAGCGATTAGCCTTTACCAAAAAGGTGCTCTAGAAGGTGTCCGAAAGATCGAAGGTGGAGATAGCATTCCCTTTATTGCCACTTGGTATGTTAGTAAGCTACCAGCAGAACTCACTCGTTGTCGGTTGCAGTTTGATGGCAATGCCGATCTCAGTTATGAGATAACTTTGGAAAATTCCAAATATATTAATTATTTGATTGATGTAATTACCACTTTTAGGACAAATAAATATATTGATTTTCCACAGGAATTTTACCGAAAATTACTTCGTGTAGACGAATAA
- a CDS encoding DNA polymerase III subunit gamma/tau, giving the protein MNYEPLHHKYRPQTFAQLVGQEAIATTLSNAIRLRRIAPAYLFTGARGTGKTSSARILAKSLNCLSSDVPTSSPCGKCEVCRAIAFGSALDIIEIDAASNTGVDNIRELIERAQFAPVQCRHKVYIIDEVHMLSTAAFNALLKTLEEPPAHVVFVLATTDPQRVLPTIISRCQRFDFRRIPLDPMAQHLRKIAEAENINITDEAVTLVAQMAQGGLRDAESLLDQLSLLAGQVTVEKVWDLTGAVPERDLIVLVQAIAANNAETVLDRARSLMERGREPLVVLQNLAGFYRDLLIAKTAPSRGDLVALTAQTWQQLSQEAKNWDANQILASQKHLKDSEVQIKNTTQPRLWLEVTLLGLLPSAVTYQTPHQPIATSPTPKIEEIRSQTPAKSPPPAPQQTSPPITPVNNPSPTPIASEPVKELPTPEPIPSEAANVSSSQVTEVNSHSLTLEQLWQQVIANIRRPLTKPLVRDHCRLLVFESNFALIGVSSEKLLKTAQSSSQYIEAAFQTVCQHPVKLQFQLAAHTHSKTTTVQEPPRDLHNATEPIARNNDATPANNPSSQAAKAIVEPPKTNSKPAITPPPEKPARESKTDEVTKAAYSLAKFFDGEFVEIVEDLEVNKPARYQQLQAENNIINAAFLDEELEEPQENEYEGF; this is encoded by the coding sequence GTGAATTACGAACCTCTCCATCACAAGTACAGACCTCAAACTTTCGCGCAGTTGGTGGGACAAGAGGCGATCGCCACCACCTTGAGCAATGCTATTCGTCTACGTCGCATTGCTCCTGCTTACTTGTTTACAGGCGCTAGAGGCACTGGTAAAACTTCCAGCGCCCGCATTTTAGCAAAATCTCTCAATTGTCTATCTAGTGACGTTCCGACCTCCAGCCCTTGTGGTAAATGTGAGGTATGTCGTGCGATCGCATTTGGTTCAGCACTAGACATCATTGAAATTGATGCTGCAAGTAACACAGGCGTAGATAACATCCGAGAACTAATTGAACGCGCCCAATTTGCGCCCGTACAGTGTCGCCACAAAGTTTACATCATTGATGAAGTCCATATGCTCAGTACCGCAGCTTTTAATGCGTTGCTGAAGACATTAGAAGAACCGCCAGCCCACGTAGTCTTTGTACTAGCAACAACAGACCCACAAAGGGTATTACCAACTATTATTTCTCGCTGTCAAAGATTTGACTTTCGCCGCATCCCCTTAGATCCAATGGCGCAGCATTTAAGGAAAATTGCGGAAGCAGAAAATATCAACATTACAGATGAAGCAGTAACTTTAGTTGCCCAAATGGCTCAAGGCGGCTTGCGGGATGCAGAAAGTTTATTAGATCAGTTGAGTTTATTAGCTGGTCAAGTGACAGTAGAAAAAGTATGGGATTTAACTGGGGCAGTTCCAGAAAGAGATTTAATAGTATTAGTGCAAGCGATCGCAGCCAATAATGCTGAAACCGTACTTGATCGCGCTCGTAGCCTCATGGAAAGAGGTAGAGAACCCTTAGTAGTATTACAAAACTTAGCAGGTTTCTATCGAGATTTACTCATAGCTAAAACTGCACCCAGTCGTGGCGATTTAGTGGCATTAACAGCACAAACATGGCAACAGTTATCTCAAGAAGCTAAAAATTGGGACGCAAACCAAATTTTAGCAAGCCAAAAGCATCTCAAAGACAGCGAAGTTCAAATCAAAAATACTACCCAACCGCGATTATGGTTAGAAGTAACACTCTTGGGATTATTACCATCAGCAGTTACCTATCAAACACCTCATCAACCTATAGCAACTAGCCCCACACCCAAAATTGAGGAAATTCGCAGCCAGACACCCGCAAAATCTCCACCACCAGCACCACAGCAAACATCTCCCCCGATTACCCCAGTAAACAATCCTTCACCTACTCCAATAGCTTCAGAGCCAGTAAAAGAATTACCTACTCCAGAGCCAATTCCCTCAGAAGCAGCGAATGTTTCATCATCACAAGTAACCGAAGTTAATTCACACTCGCTGACTCTCGAACAACTTTGGCAACAGGTAATCGCCAATATACGACGACCTCTCACAAAACCGCTAGTGCGCGATCATTGTAGATTGTTAGTATTTGAGAGCAATTTTGCCCTTATAGGTGTTAGTTCCGAGAAATTGTTAAAAACAGCACAAAGCTCATCTCAATACATTGAAGCTGCTTTTCAAACTGTCTGCCAACATCCGGTTAAGCTGCAATTCCAACTAGCTGCTCATACACATTCAAAAACAACTACTGTTCAAGAACCACCCAGGGATTTACATAATGCAACTGAGCCAATAGCAAGAAATAATGATGCTACTCCAGCCAATAACCCATCGTCACAAGCGGCTAAGGCAATAGTAGAGCCACCTAAGACGAACTCAAAACCAGCTATTACTCCGCCGCCAGAAAAGCCTGCTCGTGAGTCCAAAACAGATGAGGTTACTAAAGCCGCTTATAGTTTAGCTAAATTTTTTGATGGGGAATTTGTGGAGATAGTGGAAGATTTAGAGGTTAACAAACCTGCCAGATATCAGCAATTACAAGCTGAAAATAATATAATTAATGCGGCTTTTCTAGATGAAGAATTAGAAGAGCCGCAGGAAAATGAGTATGAAGGCTTTTGA
- a CDS encoding GNAT family N-acetyltransferase produces MTSRTSQNTNSVIRSIQYRDLEAIEQLYPETEVADSSSGDLGQQLQRVRRWYGPLKFFSLFPNPCQYEFCAYVAEQNQQMRGMIQVSPFNRTRSTWRVERVLVAKDQEPGSTKGNGDIGSQLLRHCFEKILEASTWLLEVNVHNHSTLALYRQNGFQPLAQLTYWAIAPESLQELSQHEPDLPNLLPVSNADAQLLYQLDTVAMPPLLRQVFDRQIQDFKTSVVSSLFTGVKQWLKHNKSVSSYVFESQRKAAIGYFNLKLSRDGSQAHQAQLTVHPAYTWLYPELLSQMAKITQDYPSQSLHLASADYQPEREEYLEQIGAERIEHSLLMSRSVWHKIRETKLKPSEGLELVLQSLQPARQPVPSRIELINQIAKPPQTPKTDISISLSATATPSEDVVQPPDVTDVQQNNHQS; encoded by the coding sequence ATGACTTCCCGCACTAGCCAGAATACCAACAGTGTAATCCGCTCGATTCAATATCGCGATTTGGAAGCTATTGAACAGCTATATCCTGAGACGGAGGTAGCGGATAGTTCCTCTGGTGATTTGGGTCAGCAGCTACAACGAGTGCGTCGGTGGTATGGTCCATTAAAGTTTTTCAGCTTGTTTCCCAATCCTTGCCAATATGAGTTTTGTGCTTATGTTGCTGAACAAAATCAGCAGATGCGGGGGATGATTCAGGTTTCTCCTTTTAACCGCACACGCAGCACTTGGCGGGTTGAACGGGTATTGGTAGCAAAAGATCAAGAACCAGGAAGTACTAAGGGGAATGGAGATATTGGCTCTCAGTTGTTGCGTCACTGCTTTGAGAAGATTTTAGAGGCGAGTACTTGGTTGTTGGAAGTGAATGTTCATAACCACTCAACTTTGGCACTCTATCGGCAGAATGGATTTCAACCACTGGCGCAACTAACATATTGGGCGATCGCACCAGAGTCATTACAAGAATTATCCCAGCACGAACCAGATTTGCCCAACCTATTGCCAGTAAGTAACGCTGATGCTCAACTACTTTATCAACTTGACACCGTAGCAATGCCGCCTTTGTTACGTCAAGTGTTCGACCGCCAGATCCAAGACTTTAAAACTAGCGTTGTTAGTTCTTTGTTTACTGGAGTTAAACAGTGGTTGAAGCACAATAAAAGCGTTAGTAGCTATGTTTTTGAATCACAACGTAAGGCAGCAATTGGTTATTTCAATCTAAAACTAAGTCGGGATGGCTCTCAAGCGCACCAGGCTCAATTAACAGTGCATCCGGCATATACCTGGCTGTACCCAGAGTTGTTGTCCCAAATGGCAAAGATTACACAAGATTATCCATCCCAATCTTTGCATCTAGCTTCGGCAGATTATCAACCAGAACGGGAAGAATACTTAGAACAGATAGGCGCAGAGCGAATTGAACATAGCCTGCTGATGTCTCGTTCAGTCTGGCATAAAATCCGAGAAACTAAATTAAAACCTTCTGAAGGTCTGGAATTGGTTCTTCAAAGTCTGCAACCTGCTCGTCAACCTGTACCCAGCCGGATAGAATTGATTAACCAGATTGCAAAACCGCCTCAAACTCCAAAGACTGATATATCTATTTCCCTCTCAGCAACAGCAACTCCATCTGAAGATGTAGTGCAGCCGCCAGATGTTACTGATGTTCAACAAAATAATCATCAAAGCTAG
- the psb28 gene encoding photosystem II reaction center protein Psb28, which produces MAEIQFSIGVTEDVVPDVRLTRSRDGSHGTATFYFENPKALDNDRTDEVTGMYMIDEEGELVTREVKAKFVNGKPEALEAVYLMKSQAEWERFMRFMERYAEKNDLGFSKS; this is translated from the coding sequence ATGGCTGAAATCCAGTTTTCTATAGGTGTCACTGAAGACGTAGTACCTGATGTGCGCTTAACCCGTTCCCGCGATGGCAGTCACGGCACGGCAACATTTTATTTTGAAAATCCCAAAGCACTCGACAACGATAGGACTGATGAAGTAACTGGGATGTACATGATTGATGAAGAAGGCGAACTGGTAACGCGAGAAGTTAAGGCTAAATTTGTCAATGGTAAACCCGAAGCATTAGAAGCAGTTTACTTGATGAAATCTCAAGCTGAATGGGAACGCTTTATGCGCTTTATGGAGCGCTATGCTGAAAAAAATGATTTGGGTTTTAGTAAGTCTTAG
- the cruG gene encoding 2'-O-glycosyltransferase CruG produces MSFDVLTLKGAIALGLLIIQTPAALILLSRLSKGPSRHPPIEPQQPTPEMLGAVSVVVPTLNEAERINPCLAGLSEQGGDVREIIIVDSNSQDGTRDVVKAAQENDPRIRLMTDDPLPVGWVGRPWALHNGFLASSEQSKWVLGIDADTQPRAGLVAGLLNVAEAEGYDLVSLSPKFILKYPGEWWLQPALLLTLVYRFGATGDTTQTSERVMANGQCFLCRRSVLQQLGGYSSASSSFCDDVTLARNAAAAGFKVGFLDGAKVIKVRMYEGAAETWKEWGRSLDLKDASNPGQLWGDLWLLLSVQGLPIPASVLLCSWLLMGSWIAPVVIAAGLNLFLLTIRVALLLAIAQSYDFSKPVSQEPKVKSQEFPFYLCLLAFCLSPLADPLAFLRICLSTFSTPTQWRGRSYAQIQS; encoded by the coding sequence ATGAGCTTTGATGTCTTGACTCTTAAGGGTGCTATTGCACTAGGGCTGCTAATTATCCAAACACCAGCAGCCTTAATTCTACTTTCACGTTTGTCTAAAGGCCCAAGTCGGCATCCACCTATAGAACCACAGCAGCCAACACCAGAAATGTTGGGTGCTGTGAGTGTGGTTGTTCCCACTCTCAACGAAGCTGAACGTATTAATCCATGTTTAGCTGGGTTAAGTGAGCAAGGCGGGGATGTTCGAGAAATTATTATTGTAGATAGTAATTCTCAGGACGGAACACGAGATGTAGTTAAAGCTGCACAGGAAAACGATCCCCGCATCCGACTAATGACAGATGACCCGCTACCTGTTGGTTGGGTAGGTCGTCCTTGGGCATTGCATAACGGCTTTTTGGCTAGTTCTGAGCAAAGTAAGTGGGTTTTGGGAATTGATGCTGATACACAACCTCGCGCTGGTTTAGTTGCTGGTTTGCTGAACGTAGCTGAGGCTGAGGGTTATGATTTGGTTTCTTTGTCACCAAAATTTATTCTGAAATATCCTGGGGAATGGTGGTTGCAGCCAGCTTTGTTGCTAACGCTAGTTTATAGGTTTGGCGCGACTGGTGATACTACTCAAACCTCAGAACGAGTAATGGCAAATGGGCAGTGTTTCTTATGTCGCCGAAGTGTGTTGCAGCAGTTGGGGGGCTACAGCAGTGCTAGTTCTTCTTTTTGTGATGATGTAACCCTAGCGCGTAATGCTGCTGCTGCTGGGTTTAAGGTGGGCTTTCTGGATGGCGCGAAGGTCATCAAGGTGCGGATGTATGAGGGCGCGGCTGAAACTTGGAAAGAGTGGGGGCGATCGCTTGATCTCAAAGATGCCTCTAATCCTGGTCAATTATGGGGGGATTTGTGGTTGCTGCTGAGTGTTCAGGGTTTACCCATACCCGCATCTGTGCTGTTGTGTAGTTGGTTGTTGATGGGGAGTTGGATAGCACCAGTTGTGATAGCTGCGGGCTTGAATTTGTTTTTGTTAACAATTCGGGTAGCTTTGCTATTGGCGATCGCTCAATCTTATGACTTTTCAAAACCAGTTAGTCAAGAGCCAAAGGTAAAAAGTCAAGAATTTCCCTTTTACCTTTGTCTGCTTGCTTTTTGTCTTTCTCCTCTGGCAGATCCCTTGGCATTTTTGAGAATTTGTCTCTCAACTTTTAGTACCCCTACTCAGTGGCGAGGTCGGAGTTATGCTCAGATTCAGAGTTAG